In the genome of Streptococcus mitis, one region contains:
- a CDS encoding cystathionine gamma-synthase (catalyzes the formation of cystathionine from L-cysteine and O-succinyl-L-homoserine) has product MSKELHINTILAQAGIKSDEATGALVTPLHFSTTYQHPEFGQSTGFDYTRTKNPTRSKAEEVLAAIESADYALATSSGMSAIVLAFSVFPVGSKVLAVRDLYGGSFRWFNQVEQEGRFHFTYANTEEELIAELENDVDVLYIETPTNPLMLEFDIEKLAKLAHAKGAKVVVDNTFYSPIYQRPIEDGADIVLHSATKYLAGHNDVLAGVVVTNSLELYEKLFYNLNTTGAVLSPFDSYQLIRGLKTLSLRMERSTANAQEVVAFLKDSPAVKEVLYTGRGGMISFKVADETRIPHILNSLKVFSFAESLGGVESLITYPTTQTHADIPAEVRHSYGLTDDLLRLSIGIEDARDLIADLRQALEG; this is encoded by the coding sequence ATGAGCAAGGAATTACACATTAACACAATTTTGGCCCAGGCGGGTATCAAGTCAGATGAAGCGACAGGAGCTTTGGTGACACCGCTTCATTTTTCAACGACCTATCAGCATCCAGAGTTTGGTCAATCTACTGGGTTTGACTATACGCGCACTAAAAACCCAACTCGCAGTAAGGCGGAAGAAGTCTTGGCGGCTATTGAGTCAGCAGACTATGCTCTAGCGACTAGCTCAGGTATGTCAGCTATTGTACTGGCCTTTAGCGTCTTTCCGGTAGGAAGTAAGGTCTTGGCGGTCCGTGACCTTTATGGAGGTTCTTTCCGCTGGTTCAATCAAGTGGAGCAGGAAGGCCGTTTCCATTTTACCTATGCCAATACAGAAGAAGAGTTGATTGCTGAGCTGGAAAATGATGTGGATGTTCTCTATATCGAAACCCCAACCAACCCCTTGATGTTGGAATTTGACATAGAAAAACTAGCAAAATTGGCTCATGCTAAGGGTGCCAAAGTGGTGGTGGACAATACCTTCTACAGCCCTATCTACCAACGCCCGATTGAAGATGGAGCGGATATCGTTCTTCATTCAGCAACCAAATATCTAGCAGGTCACAATGATGTCTTGGCTGGTGTGGTTGTGACCAATAGTTTGGAACTATACGAGAAGCTTTTCTACAATCTCAATACGACAGGGGCAGTCTTGTCTCCATTTGACAGTTATCAATTGATTCGTGGTCTCAAGACCTTGTCTCTTCGTATGGAGCGCTCAACAGCCAATGCTCAAGAAGTGGTCGCCTTTTTGAAGGATTCTCCAGCAGTCAAGGAAGTTCTCTACACTGGTCGAGGGGGGATGATTTCCTTTAAAGTAGCGGATGAAACACGCATTCCTCACATTTTGAACAGCCTCAAGGTCTTCTCTTTTGCGGAAAGTTTGGGTGGGGTAGAAAGTCTCATTACTTATCCAACGACGCAAACTCATGCTGATATTCCAGCAGAAGTGCGCCATTCTTATGGTTTGACAGATGACCTCTTGCGCTTGTCTATTGGTATTGAGGATGCTAGAGATTTGATTGCAGATTTGCGCCAAGCCTTGGAAGGATAA
- a CDS encoding peptide ABC transporter ATP-binding protein, with protein sequence MKKSKAKYAALAGVVLSAGILLSACGNSSTGSKTYNYVYVSDPSSLNYLAENRATTNDIVVNLVDGLMENDQYGNYIPSLAEDWSVSQDGLTYTYKLRKDAKWYTADGEEYAPVTAQDFVTGLKYAADKKSEALYLVQESVAGLDDYITGKTTDFSTVGVKALDDQTVQYTLTRPESYWNSKTTSTILFPVNADFLKSKGDDFGKVDPSSILYNGPFLMKSFVSKSVIEFKKNPNYWDAKNVFVDDVKLAYYDGSDQDALARNYVEGAYSYARLYPNSSSFEGIKEKNKDNIIYSLQDATSYFLNFNLDRKSYKFTSKTSDAEKKSTQEAVLNKNFRQAINFAYDRTAYGAQSQGEDGATKILRNLVVPPNFVSINGKDFGEVVASKMVNYGKEWQGINFADAQDPYYNPEKAKAKFAEAKKELQTKGVQFPIHLDMTVDQAAKKGVQEANSMKQSIEAALGAENVVIDIQQLTTEDYDNTSYLAQTAAQKDYDLYNGGWGPDYQDPSTYLDVLNINSGGLLQNLGLEPGEANDKAKAVGLDVYTQMLEEANKEQDLVKRYEKYAEIQAWLVDSALAIPNVSKGGTPVLRKTVPFSEPYSLAGNKGIESYKYLKVQDKTVTKDEYEKAKEKWLKEKEESNKKAQEELAKHVK encoded by the coding sequence ATGAAAAAGTCTAAAGCCAAGTATGCAGCACTTGCAGGTGTCGTGTTAAGTGCAGGTATTTTATTGAGCGCGTGTGGAAATTCTAGCACAGGGTCAAAAACATATAACTATGTTTACGTAAGTGATCCATCAAGTTTGAACTATCTAGCAGAAAACCGTGCAACAACCAATGATATCGTGGTTAATTTAGTAGATGGTCTAATGGAAAATGACCAGTATGGGAACTATATCCCATCCTTGGCAGAGGATTGGAGTGTTTCTCAAGATGGTTTGACCTATACCTACAAACTACGTAAAGATGCTAAATGGTACACTGCAGATGGGGAAGAATACGCACCTGTAACTGCCCAAGATTTTGTCACTGGTTTGAAATATGCGGCTGATAAAAAATCAGAAGCCTTGTACTTAGTGCAAGAATCCGTTGCTGGTTTAGATGACTATATCACTGGTAAAACAACAGACTTTTCAACTGTCGGAGTTAAGGCTCTCGATGACCAGACAGTTCAATATACCTTGACACGACCAGAATCTTACTGGAACTCAAAAACAACATCAACTATTCTCTTCCCAGTCAATGCAGATTTCTTGAAATCAAAAGGGGATGATTTTGGTAAGGTAGACCCATCTAGCATTTTGTACAATGGACCTTTCTTGATGAAATCCTTTGTTTCAAAATCTGTCATCGAATTCAAGAAAAATCCTAACTACTGGGATGCTAAAAATGTCTTTGTAGATGATGTGAAATTGGCCTATTATGATGGTAGTGACCAAGATGCACTGGCTCGTAACTATGTAGAGGGAGCCTATAGTTACGCTCGTCTCTATCCAAATAGTTCAAGTTTTGAAGGGATTAAAGAGAAGAATAAGGATAATATCATCTATAGCTTGCAAGATGCTACTTCTTACTTCTTAAACTTTAACCTGGATAGAAAATCTTATAAATTCACTTCAAAAACAAGTGATGCTGAAAAGAAATCGACTCAGGAAGCGGTTCTTAATAAAAACTTCCGTCAAGCTATTAACTTTGCCTATGATCGTACAGCTTACGGGGCTCAATCTCAAGGAGAGGATGGTGCAACTAAGATTTTACGTAACCTAGTCGTTCCTCCAAACTTCGTAAGTATCAATGGAAAAGACTTTGGTGAAGTAGTGGCTTCTAAGATGGTGAATTATGGCAAGGAATGGCAAGGAATCAACTTTGCAGATGCCCAGGATCCATACTACAATCCAGAAAAAGCCAAGGCTAAATTTGCAGAAGCTAAGAAAGAACTCCAAACAAAAGGAGTCCAATTCCCTATCCACTTGGATATGACAGTTGACCAAGCTGCTAAAAAGGGTGTTCAAGAGGCAAATTCTATGAAGCAATCTATTGAAGCAGCCTTAGGTGCAGAGAACGTTGTAATTGATATTCAACAACTCACTACTGAAGATTATGACAATACAAGCTATTTGGCTCAGACCGCAGCTCAGAAGGATTATGATCTTTACAACGGTGGTTGGGGTCCTGATTATCAAGATCCTTCAACCTACCTTGATGTCTTAAACATTAATTCTGGTGGTTTGTTGCAAAATCTAGGTTTAGAGCCAGGTGAAGCCAATGACAAGGCCAAGGCTGTTGGATTGGATGTCTACACTCAAATGTTGGAGGAAGCTAATAAGGAACAAGATCTTGTAAAACGCTATGAAAAGTATGCTGAGATCCAAGCATGGTTGGTAGATAGCGCTTTAGCAATTCCAAATGTTTCTAAGGGTGGAACACCAGTATTGAGAAAAACTGTTCCTTTCTCAGAACCATATTCATTAGCTGGTAATAAAGGTATTGAATCATATAAATACCTCAAAGTACAAGATAAGACAGTCACAAAAGACGAATATGAAAAAGCCAAAGAAAAATGGCTAAAAGAAAAAGAAGAATCTAATAAAAAAGCTCAAGAAGAATTAGCAAAACACGTCAAATAA
- a CDS encoding polysaccharide biosynthesis protein: MSHENNHQQAQMLRGTAWLTASNFISRLLGAIYIIPWYIWMGSYAATANGLFTMGYNIYAWFLLVSTAGIPVAVAKQVAKYNTMREEEHSFALIRSFLGFMTGLGLVFALILYVFAPWLADLSGVGKDLIPIMQSLAWAVLIFPSMSVIRGFFQGMNNLKPYAMSQIAEQVIRVIWMLLATFIIMKLGSKDYLSAVTQSTFAAFVGMVASFAVLIYFLAKEGLLKRVLETGDKINSKRLLVDTIKEAIPFILTGSAIQLFQILDQNTFINSMKWFTNYSNEDLIVMFSYFSANPNKITMILISVGVSIGSVGLPLLTENYVKGDLKAASRLVQDSITMFFLFLLPATVGVVMVGEPLYTVFYGKPDSLAMGLFVFAVLQSTILGLYMVLSPMLQAMFRNRKAVLYFIYGSIAKLVLQIPTIALFHSYGPLISTTIGLIIPNVLMYRDICKVTGVKRKVIVKRIILISLLTLFMFLVVGTLQWILGFVFQPSGRLWSFLYVALVGAMGGGVYGFLSLRTHLLDKVIGKAQADRLRIKLKLT, from the coding sequence ATGTCGCACGAAAACAATCACCAGCAGGCCCAGATGTTACGGGGGACTGCTTGGCTAACGGCTAGTAACTTTATCAGTCGCCTACTCGGGGCTATTTACATCATCCCCTGGTATATCTGGATGGGATCTTATGCAGCTACAGCCAATGGTCTCTTTACCATGGGCTACAATATCTATGCCTGGTTCTTGCTGGTTTCAACAGCGGGAATTCCAGTTGCGGTGGCCAAGCAAGTGGCCAAGTACAATACCATGCGAGAAGAGGAGCATAGCTTTGCCCTGATTCGGAGCTTTTTAGGCTTTATGACAGGACTAGGCCTCGTTTTTGCCCTAATCTTGTATGTCTTTGCTCCTTGGCTAGCAGACTTATCTGGCGTGGGCAAAGACCTGATCCCAATCATGCAAAGCTTGGCTTGGGCGGTCTTGATTTTCCCATCTATGAGTGTTATCCGAGGTTTCTTCCAAGGAATGAATAACCTGAAACCTTATGCCATGAGTCAAATTGCTGAACAGGTCATTCGTGTTATCTGGATGCTCTTGGCTACCTTTATCATCATGAAGCTGGGTTCAAAAGATTATCTATCAGCAGTTACCCAGTCTACCTTTGCTGCCTTTGTCGGCATGGTAGCCAGTTTTGCAGTTTTGATCTATTTCCTTGCCAAAGAAGGTTTACTTAAAAGAGTCCTTGAAACAGGGGATAAGATTAACAGCAAGCGTCTTTTGGTCGACACCATTAAGGAAGCCATTCCTTTTATCTTGACTGGTTCGGCTATTCAGCTTTTCCAAATCTTGGACCAAAATACCTTTATCAATAGCATGAAGTGGTTTACCAACTATAGTAATGAAGACTTAATTGTCATGTTTTCTTATTTCTCAGCCAATCCTAATAAAATCACTATGATTTTGATTTCTGTTGGAGTTTCAATTGGGAGCGTCGGCTTGCCGCTTTTGACTGAAAACTATGTTAAGGGGGACTTGAAGGCGGCTTCTCGTCTAGTTCAGGACAGCATCACTATGTTTTTCCTATTCTTGCTACCAGCAACGGTTGGAGTAGTCATGGTAGGAGAACCTCTTTATACAGTCTTCTATGGCAAACCAGATAGTTTGGCCATGGGCTTGTTTGTCTTTGCAGTTTTGCAGTCTACTATTTTAGGCCTGTACATGGTTTTGTCACCAATGCTTCAGGCCATGTTCCGCAACCGAAAGGCCGTTCTCTACTTTATCTATGGTTCGATTGCCAAGTTGGTATTGCAAATTCCAACTATTGCTCTTTTCCACAGTTATGGTCCTTTGATTTCCACAACTATCGGTCTCATCATTCCTAATGTCTTGATGTATCGGGATATTTGTAAGGTAACAGGTGTTAAGCGCAAGGTGATTGTGAAGCGAATCATTTTAATCAGTTTGTTAACTCTTTTCATGTTTCTAGTAGTTGGGACATTGCAGTGGATTTTAGGATTTGTCTTCCAACCAAGTGGACGTTTGTGGAGTTTCCTATACGTAGCCCTTGTTGGTGCCATGGGTGGCGGTGTTTATGGATTCTTGAGTCTCCGTACCCATTTGTTGGATAAGGTGATTGGAAAAGCCCAAGCAGATCGCTTACGAATCAAATTAAAGTTAACTTAA
- a CDS encoding UDP-N-acetylmuramoyl-L-alanyl-D-glutamate--2,6-diaminopimelate ligase (involved in cell wall formation; peptidoglycan synthesis; cytoplasmic enzyme; catalyzes the addition of lysine to UDP-N-acetylmuramoyl-L-alanyl-D-glutamate forming UDP-N-acetylmuramoyl-L-alanyl-D-glutamyl-L-lysine) has protein sequence MIKIETVLDILKKDNLFREIIDQGHYHYNYSKVVFDSISYDSRKVKEDTLFFAKGAAFKKEFLISAVSQGLGWYVAEKDYEVGIPVIIVNDIKKAMSLIAMEFYGNPQEKLKLLAFTGTKGKTTAAYFAYNILSQSHRPAMLSTMNTTLDGKTFFKSALTTPESIDLFDMMNQAVQNNRTHLIMEVSSQAYLVKRVYGLTFDVGVFLNISPDHIGPIEHPSFEDYFYHKRLLMENSRAVIINSDMDHFSVLKEQVEDQDHDFYGSQSSNQIENSKAFSFSATGKLAGNYDIQLIGHFNQENAVAAGLACLRLGASLEDIKKGIAATRVPGRMEVLTQKNGAKVFIDYAHNGDSLKKLINVVETHQTGKIALVLGSTGNKGESRRKDFGLLLNQHPEIQVFLTADDPNYEDPMAIADEISSYISHPVEKIADRQEAIKAAMAITNHELDAVIIAGKGADCYQIVQGKKEAYPGDAAVAENYL, from the coding sequence ATGATAAAGATTGAAACCGTATTAGATATTTTAAAGAAAGATAATCTCTTCCGTGAGATTATCGACCAAGGACATTATCACTACAACTACAGCAAAGTTGTTTTTGATAGCATTAGTTACGACAGCCGAAAAGTAAAAGAAGACACTCTTTTTTTTGCAAAAGGTGCTGCCTTTAAGAAGGAATTTTTGATTTCTGCCGTCTCTCAAGGCCTCGGTTGGTATGTGGCTGAAAAGGACTACGAAGTCGGCATCCCTGTCATCATTGTGAACGATATAAAGAAAGCCATGAGTTTGATTGCCATGGAGTTCTATGGCAATCCACAGGAAAAACTCAAACTCCTTGCCTTTACTGGTACTAAGGGTAAGACAACAGCAGCCTACTTCGCCTATAACATTTTATCTCAAAGTCACCGACCTGCAATGTTGTCAACTATGAACACAACTCTAGATGGCAAGACTTTCTTTAAGTCTGCATTGACAACTCCTGAGAGCATTGACCTCTTTGACATGATGAATCAAGCTGTGCAAAATAACCGCACCCACCTCATCATGGAGGTATCTAGTCAAGCCTATCTTGTCAAACGTGTTTATGGTCTAACCTTTGATGTAGGAGTTTTCCTCAATATCAGCCCAGACCATATTGGCCCGATTGAACACCCTAGCTTTGAAGACTACTTCTACCACAAGCGTCTTTTGATGGAAAATAGCCGAGCAGTCATCATTAACAGTGACATGGACCACTTCTCAGTCTTGAAAGAACAGGTGGAAGATCAAGACCATGATTTCTATGGTAGTCAGTCAAGTAACCAAATCGAGAATTCCAAAGCCTTTAGCTTTTCAGCTACAGGTAAACTCGCTGGTAATTATGATATCCAACTGATTGGTCACTTCAACCAAGAAAATGCCGTTGCTGCTGGACTTGCTTGTCTCCGTCTCGGAGCAAGTCTTGAGGACATCAAAAAAGGAATCGCTGCAACCCGTGTTCCAGGTCGTATGGAAGTCCTCACTCAGAAAAACGGGGCCAAGGTCTTCATCGACTATGCCCACAATGGTGATAGTCTGAAAAAACTCATCAATGTTGTAGAAACTCATCAAACTGGAAAGATTGCACTGGTTCTGGGTTCGACAGGAAACAAGGGAGAAAGCCGTCGTAAGGACTTTGGCCTCCTCCTCAATCAACACCCTGAGATTCAAGTCTTTCTGACTGCTGATGACCCCAACTATGAAGACCCAATGGCCATTGCGGATGAAATTAGTAGCTATATTAGCCATCCTGTTGAAAAGATTGCGGATCGCCAAGAAGCCATCAAAGCAGCTATGGCTATCACAAATCACGAATTAGATGCAGTTATTATTGCTGGTAAGGGAGCCGATTGCTACCAAATCGTCCAAGGAAAAAAAGAAGCCTATCCTGGAGATGCCGCCGTAGCAGAAAATTATTTATAA
- a CDS encoding UDP-N-acetylmuramoylalanyl-D-glutamate--2,6-diaminopimelate ligase, giving the protein MLENGDLIFVRDESDMGQAIQTSTGNYNHVAIYLDGMIYHASGQAGVVCQEPADFFESNHLYDLYVYPEMDIQSVKERACKYLGAPYNASFYPDGAGFYCSQYMAETLPIFETIPMKFGDGKQDISDFWREYYSELGLPVPLNQAGTNPSQLAASPLLECKERNLHDSDF; this is encoded by the coding sequence ATGTTAGAAAATGGCGATTTGATTTTTGTGAGAGATGAGTCGGACATGGGACAGGCTATCCAGACTTCCACAGGCAACTATAACCATGTTGCCATTTATTTGGATGGGATGATTTACCATGCTAGTGGACAGGCTGGTGTGGTCTGTCAAGAACCTGCAGACTTCTTTGAGTCCAATCACTTGTACGACCTCTATGTTTACCCAGAAATGGATATCCAGTCTGTGAAGGAAAGAGCTTGCAAATATCTTGGGGCACCCTACAATGCTTCTTTCTATCCAGATGGAGCTGGTTTTTACTGTTCCCAGTATATGGCAGAAACCCTACCGATTTTTGAAACCATTCCCATGAAATTTGGTGATGGGAAGCAGGACATTAGTGATTTTTGGAGAGAGTATTATAGCGAACTAGGTTTGCCTGTTCCTCTAAACCAAGCTGGGACCAATCCTAGTCAGTTGGCAGCATCGCCTCTGTTAGAATGTAAAGAAAGGAATCTTCATGATTCAGATTTTTAA
- a CDS encoding inorganic pyrophosphatase (catalyzes the hydrolysis of pyrophosphate to phosphate), with amino-acid sequence MSKILVFGHQNPDSDAIGSSVAFAYLAKEAYGLDTEAVALGTPNEETAFVLNYFGVEAPRVITSAKAEGAEQVILTDHNEFQQSVSDIAEVEVYGVVDHHRVANFETASPLYMRLEPVGSASSIVYRMFKEHGVTVPKEIAGLMLSGLISDTLLLKSPTTHPTDKVIAPELAELAGVNLEEYGLAMLKAGTNLASKSAEELIDIDAKTFELNGNNVRVAQVNTVDIAEVLERQAEIEAAMQAANAANGYSDFVLMITDIVNSNSEILALGANMDKVEAAFNFKLDNNHAFLAGAVSRKKQVVPQLTESFNA; translated from the coding sequence ATGTCTAAGATTCTAGTATTTGGTCACCAAAATCCAGACTCAGATGCCATCGGGTCATCTGTAGCCTTTGCCTACCTTGCAAAAGAAGCTTACGGTTTGGATACGGAAGCTGTTGCCCTTGGAACTCCAAATGAAGAAACAGCCTTTGTCTTGAACTATTTTGGTGTGGAAGCACCGCGTGTTATCACTTCTGCTAAAGCTGAAGGCGCAGAGCAAGTTATCCTAACTGACCACAATGAATTCCAACAATCTGTATCAGATATCGCTGAAGTAGAAGTTTATGGTGTTGTAGATCACCACCGTGTGGCTAACTTTGAAACTGCAAGCCCACTCTACATGCGTTTGGAGCCAGTTGGTTCAGCGTCTTCAATCGTTTACCGTATGTTCAAAGAACATGGTGTGACTGTGCCTAAAGAGATTGCTGGTTTGATGCTTTCAGGTTTGATTTCAGATACCCTTCTTTTGAAATCACCAACAACACACCCAACAGATAAAGTCATTGCTCCAGAATTAGCTGAATTGGCTGGTGTCAACTTGGAAGAATATGGTTTGGCTATGTTGAAAGCTGGTACAAACTTGGCTAGCAAATCTGCTGAAGAATTGATTGACATCGATGCTAAAACTTTTGAATTGAACGGAAATAATGTCCGTGTTGCTCAAGTAAACACAGTTGATATCGCTGAAGTTTTGGAGCGTCAAGCAGAAATCGAAGCTGCAATGCAAGCTGCTAACGCAGCAAATGGTTATTCTGACTTTGTCTTGATGATTACAGATATCGTCAACTCAAACTCAGAAATCCTAGCACTTGGTGCTAACATGGACAAGGTTGAAGCAGCCTTCAACTTCAAACTTGACAACAATCATGCTTTCCTTGCTGGTGCTGTTTCACGTAAGAAACAAGTGGTACCTCAATTGACTGAAAGCTTTAATGCTTAA
- a CDS encoding transporter produces MNILRENKSFRALAISAFFNKLGSSMYNLVFVSFAATMPNNKLAVGIANIIVLIPVFFTLFIGIKADETKLKRRWLILLGFVQSILFILVGLLTQTTTWLAFSIICLINIVSDIISDYRGGLELPIFQHTVKQENLIEAHSVNQFISYVCNFSGQALGVYVLTISNDNFGLVAVFNALSFFASSFILIKYKKFLLHTNVEIYQKSFVLKIKETYLGLKEVFQKSEKTNFTLMLLSILLINALGSGFSAIYNISFLKVPLLGLTFSQSVFILQIIMILFSIIGTISPHDYFSKLRLISIIFLDSIIIFAISLNNSLGGPQVLSMIGLAFLFYLSGKINPKINSLLMSSLPSDLLARSGALLSLLFMLAMPIGNIIFTIFSLFAIQSAWLLYSICAFVVLLLTFKLTNEKK; encoded by the coding sequence ATGAATATTTTAAGGGAAAATAAATCTTTTAGAGCTTTAGCTATATCTGCATTTTTTAATAAATTGGGTTCATCTATGTATAATCTAGTTTTTGTATCTTTTGCTGCTACTATGCCTAATAACAAATTAGCTGTAGGTATTGCTAATATTATTGTCTTAATTCCTGTATTTTTTACATTATTTATAGGAATTAAGGCTGATGAGACAAAATTAAAAAGGAGGTGGTTGATTTTACTGGGATTTGTTCAATCTATTTTGTTCATATTAGTTGGATTATTGACTCAGACTACAACTTGGTTGGCATTTTCTATAATATGTTTAATTAATATAGTCTCAGATATTATTAGTGACTATAGAGGTGGGCTAGAGCTCCCTATTTTTCAACATACAGTTAAACAAGAAAATCTAATAGAAGCGCATTCTGTAAATCAGTTTATCTCATATGTTTGTAATTTTTCTGGTCAAGCCTTAGGCGTATATGTGTTGACAATTTCAAATGATAATTTTGGCCTTGTCGCAGTTTTTAATGCTTTATCGTTCTTTGCATCATCATTTATACTAATTAAATACAAAAAGTTTTTATTGCACACTAATGTGGAGATATATCAAAAATCATTTGTTTTAAAAATTAAAGAAACTTATTTAGGTTTAAAAGAAGTTTTTCAAAAGTCTGAAAAGACAAATTTCACATTAATGTTACTATCTATTTTACTTATTAATGCTTTAGGTAGTGGTTTTTCAGCTATATATAATATATCTTTTTTAAAAGTACCTCTTTTGGGATTAACATTTAGTCAGTCAGTATTTATATTACAGATTATAATGATACTTTTTAGTATTATAGGCACCATAAGTCCTCATGATTATTTTTCAAAATTACGTCTCATTTCAATAATATTTTTAGATTCAATTATCATTTTTGCTATATCTCTGAATAATAGTCTTGGTGGGCCCCAAGTTTTATCTATGATTGGACTAGCGTTTTTATTTTACTTGAGCGGCAAAATTAATCCCAAAATAAATAGTCTCTTGATGTCTTCACTTCCTAGCGATCTTTTAGCAAGGAGTGGTGCATTGTTATCTTTGCTTTTCATGTTGGCTATGCCAATTGGAAATATTATTTTTACTATTTTTAGTTTATTTGCTATTCAATCAGCTTGGCTTTTATACTCAATCTGCGCTTTTGTAGTTTTATTATTAACATTTAAATTGACCAATGAGAAAAAATAG